The Spiroplasma apis B31 genomic sequence CTACATCCACAATACATTACTTGTTTTTAAATGAACAATATTTTTATCGTATAAACACACTACCGGTTACTTGAGTCATTTATACAATTATTGGTTTTTCTGGTTTGTTAGGTACATTTATAGGGCAACTTCAAACAATAGTGTTATCTTCTGAAAATTTTACTTATACCAATTTATTTGTTCTACTTTTTATACCTATATGTTTATATTTAAATTTTACGCAAAAGGAGAATAAAAATTTAGCTAGCTCTTTTGATGAAAGTATTCGATCACAATTACCCAGAAAGAATAATTGAAATTTTTTCACTATTTATATAATTACATTTTTAGTTTCTTGTGCAGGTACTTTAAGTATGTCCTTAACAACAAAAATGTTTATTGCCTTCCAAGGCATTTATAATGGTTACTCAAATGACCTTGTAGAAACACTATTAAGATTATATGACTTCAATTTCATTATTCCTTCAGTGCTGATTTCTTATCTTATCTTCAAATTTGCAACTCCACATTTCAATCAGAAGTATCTATTATTTACAAGTTTTTTTACATTATTCTTATTGTACGTAGTGTTAGCCTTCAATAAAAATCCTTTCACATTTATGATTTTAAATATCCTAATAGGGGTATGCTACACACAAATAATTTACTCTTTATTTAGCTTTTGTATGTTTTGGAATTATCGTGCACCAAAAAACCCTGTAACAGGCTTTTTTGGATCGGCTTTATTTGGTGGTATGTTTTTGAATCAAGTTATTGAAGAAACCTTATTAAATTCTAAGGTAGGTGTGTTTAAGTATTTTAAATCAGTAGATGAAATTTTAAAAACCAAGCAACTATTAACAAACGATAGTATAATCTACGAGAGTTTTATTGATTCTATCACTGTTATTATGACTCTCTCTTCGCTGTTAGTTCTGCTTGCTATGTTTATATTCTATTTTACTCATAAGTATATTTTTGCAGACTACATTAACCCAAGGTTAGCAGTGCAAAATTTAAAAATAATTCTTAAAAAAAGAGTTATTGAAAAAACCAAAACTCAAATAAAAGTCGATGAGTTAGATAATAATGAAATGTAGGTTTAAATATGTATACAATAAAGAATGAATACTTAGATATTACTTTTAAAGCCGATAGTTGCAATTTTGAAATAACTAGTTTGAAGTTCAAAGATAATGAGGTTTGCTATCAACAGAATTCGTCTTGAAAAAAAACATGACCCTTGCTATTTCCAAATTGTGGAGCTATTAACGGTTATATTAAATATAATGGCGTTAAATATCCTTTACCAAGACACGGTTTTATGAAAAATATAAATAATTGGACAATAAAAAGCATTTATAACGACTGCGCAGTATTATCGTTTTCATCTAATTGTCAATTCTCAAAAATTTATCCTTTTGAGTTTGAACTAGATTTAATTTTGAAAGTCGCTAAAAATGTTTTTTCCATTGATTTCGTTGTAAAAAATGTTGAGGATGTTGATATGTATTATTCATTCGGACATCATCCAGCATTTAAAGTTGATGATTCCTCAAAAATAGTTTTAGAATCAGAAGAAACCTTCTTTGATTCATTCACTCCAGAAGGACTTTACTTAGAAGATGAACAAAATAAAAAAAAGTGAAAGGAAATTATTATCAAGGATGTCGATTTTTCTGAATCAAAGTCTTATTTTTGTGACACCCTAAGATCAAGTTATTTACTATATAAAAATGATTCATTTGAATTTAAACTACCCCTGAATGATTATTCAACATTGGGTCTTTGAAGAGATAATAATGATAGTGGATTTATTTGTATAGAACCGTGGTGTGGTATGCCTGACAAGAGTGGAAATAGTGATCATGATTTAAAAAATAAGTACAAGATCTTAAAATTAAATCCTAAAGAGTCAAAAAAAATATCATTTGAAATGATATTCAATACTAATTAGTCCATACTATTCTGGTTTTTGCTTTTTCATTCTTCATAATAATCCAATATTAACAATTTTAATTCGGGAACAAGTTTTTCTTGGGAAACGGTTTTAAATATTTTTCCTTTTTTAAATATGATTCCTCCGTTTTTCCCTCCAGCTATTCCAATATCTGCGTGCGAAGCCTCACCTGGACCATTAACAACGCATCCTAAAATAGCAATTTTTAATGGAAAATGTAAATTTTCAACAAATGATTCTATCTCCGCTACTACTTCTCGTAACTGAAATTCTAATCTTCCACAAGTTGGACAAGCTATAACTTCAACCATATTATCAAATAAACCAATAGAATTCAGCAATCTTTTTGCTACTTTTATTTCCATAACAGGGTCTTCGCTTAAACTAATTCTAATGGTATTTCCAATACCTCTGAATAATAAGTAACCGATTCCAAAACTAGATTTAATAGCCCCATTCAACAGACTGCCTGCTTCTGTAATTCCTATATGGACTGGATAATTTCATATTTCTGAAGCAAGA encodes the following:
- a CDS encoding MFS cation transporter — its product is MKYWDITVLTPIIISICFTIVILMLRKEKLSKNALLFCLEVAIFWLCSSLLGYELVYLKDSLARSLENRTYLIILLIISLLFIIILKPFATFITGIIKSRKLWMYLSYASVILLTLLMNFLKVSNIYVFILYSILYAFILSTSTIHYLFLNEQYFYRINTLPVTWVIYTIIGFSGLLGTFIGQLQTIVLSSENFTYTNLFVLLFIPICLYLNFTQKENKNLASSFDESIRSQLPRKNNWNFFTIYIITFLVSCAGTLSMSLTTKMFIAFQGIYNGYSNDLVETLLRLYDFNFIIPSVLISYLIFKFATPHFNQKYLLFTSFFTLFLLYVVLAFNKNPFTFMILNILIGVCYTQIIYSLFSFCMFWNYRAPKNPVTGFFGSALFGGMFLNQVIEETLLNSKVGVFKYFKSVDEILKTKQLLTNDSIIYESFIDSITVIMTLSSLLVLLAMFIFYFTHKYIFADYINPRLAVQNLKIILKKRVIEKTKTQIKVDELDNNEM
- a CDS encoding aldose epimerase family protein, whose translation is MYTIKNEYLDITFKADSCNFEITSLKFKDNEVCYQQNSSWKKTWPLLFPNCGAINGYIKYNGVKYPLPRHGFMKNINNWTIKSIYNDCAVLSFSSNCQFSKIYPFEFELDLILKVAKNVFSIDFVVKNVEDVDMYYSFGHHPAFKVDDSSKIVLESEETFFDSFTPEGLYLEDEQNKKKWKEIIIKDVDFSESKSYFCDTLRSSYLLYKNDSFEFKLPLNDYSTLGLWRDNNDSGFICIEPWCGMPDKSGNSDHDLKNKYKILKLNPKESKKISFEMIFNTN